From one Rattus norvegicus strain BN/NHsdMcwi chromosome 7, GRCr8, whole genome shotgun sequence genomic stretch:
- the Nab2 gene encoding NGFI-A-binding protein 2 isoform X1, with product MHRAPSPTAEQPPGRADNTRRTPQPRVKASASTMALPRTLGELQLYRVLQRANLLSYYETFIQQGGDDVQQLCEAGEEEFLEIMALVGMATKPLHVRRLQKALREWATNPGLFSQPVPAVPVSSIPLFKISETAGTRKGSMSNGHGSPGEKAGSARSFSPKSPLELGEKLSPLPGGPGAGDPRIWPGQSTPESDVGAGGEEEAGSPPFSPPAGGGVPEGTGAGGVAAGGTGGGPDRLEPEMVRMVVESVERIFRSFPRGDTGEITSLLKLNKKLARSVGHIFEMDDNDSQKEEEIRKYSIIYGRLDSKRREGKQLSLHELTINEAAAQFCMRDNTLLLRRVELFSLSRQVARESTYLSSLKGSRLHSEELGGPPLKKLKQEVGEQSHTEIQQPPPGPEPYAPPYRPSLEEDSASLSGESLDGHLQEFEEGLLDRCPAPGPHPALVEGRRSSVKVEAEASRQ from the exons ATGCACAGAGCGCCCTCTCCCACAGCGGAGCAGCCACCTGGCAGAGCGGATAACACCCGCCGGACCCCACAACCCAGAGTCAA GGCAAGTGCCTCAACCATGGCACTGCCTCGAACACTGGGTGAGCTGCAGCTGTACCGGGTCCTGCAGCGTGCCAACCTTCTTTCTTACTACGAGACCTTCATCCAGCAGGGAGGGGATGATGTACAGCAGCTGTGTGAGGCGGGCGAGGAGGAGTTCCTGGAAATCATGGCACTTGTGGGCATGGCCACCAAACCACTCCATGTCCGACGTCTACAGAAGGCTCTGAGAGAATGGGCCACCAACCCAGGGCTCTTCAGCCAACCAGTGCCTGCTGTGCCTGTCTCCAGCATCCCACTTTTCAAGATCTCTGAGACAGCTGGTACCCGGAAAGGGAGCATGAGCAATGGGCATGGCAGCCCAGGAGAAAAGGCGGGCAGTGCTCGAAGCTTTAGCCCCAAGAgtccccttgaacttggagagaaGCTATCACCACTTCCTGGAGGACCTGGTGCAGGGGATCCCCGGATCTGGCCAGGCCAGAGCACTCCAGAATCTGATGttggagcaggaggagaagaggaggccgggtctccccctttctccccccctGCAGGGGGAGGAGTCCCTGAGGGGACTGGGGCTGGGGGGGTGGCTGCAGGTGGCACAGGGGGTGGTCCAGACCGCCTGGAACCAGAGATGGTGCGAATGGTGGTAGAGAGTGTGGAGAGGATCTTCCGGAGTTTCCCCAGGGGTGACACTGGAGAGATCACATCCCTGTTGAAGCTGAATAAGAAGCTGGCACGGAGTGTGGGGCACATCTTTGAGATGGATGATAACGACAGCCAGAAAGAAGAGGAGATCCGAAAATATAGCATCATCTATGGCCGCTTGGATTCCAAACGGCGTGAGGGCAAACAGCTTAGCTTGCACGAG TTGACCATCAATGAGGCTGCTGCCCAGTTCTGCATGAGGGACAACACCCTTTTACTTCGAAGGGTAGAACTTTTCTCACTGTCCCGCCAAGTAGCCCGAGAGAGCACCTATCTTTCTTCCTTGAAGGGATCCAG GCTTCACTCTGAAGAATTGGGAGGTCCACCACTGAAGAAACTGAAACAAGAG GTTGGAGAACAGAGTCATACTGAAATCCAGCAGCCTCCTCCAGGCCCTGAGCCCTATGCACCCCCATACCGCCCCAGCCTCGAGGAGGACAGCGCCAGTCTGTCTGGGGAGAGCCTAGATGGTCACTTGCAGG AATTCGAGGAAGGGTTGCTGGATCGCTGTCCTGCCCCAGGACCTCATCCTGCTCTGGTGGAGGGTCGCAGGAGCAGCGTCAAAGTggaggcagaagccagcaggCAGTGA
- the Nab2 gene encoding NGFI-A-binding protein 2 encodes MHRAPSPTAEQPPGRADNTRRTPQPRVKASASTMALPRTLGELQLYRVLQRANLLSYYETFIQQGGDDVQQLCEAGEEEFLEIMALVGMATKPLHVRRLQKALREWATNPGLFSQPVPAVPVSSIPLFKISETAGTRKGSMSNGHGSPGEKAGSARSFSPKSPLELGEKLSPLPGGPGAGDPRIWPGQSTPESDVGAGGEEEAGSPPFSPPAGGGVPEGTGAGGVAAGGTGGGPDRLEPEMVRMVVESVERIFRSFPRGDTGEITSLLKLNKKLARSVGHIFEMDDNDSQKEEEIRKYSIIYGRLDSKRREGKQLSLHELTINEAAAQFCMRDNTLLLRRVELFSLSRQVARESTYLSSLKGSRLHSEELGGPPLKKLKQEVGEQSHTEIQQPPPGPEPYAPPYRPSLEEDSASLSGESLDGHLQAVGSCPRLTPPPADLPLALPAHGLWSRHILQQTLMDEGLRLARLVSHDRVGRLSPCVPAKPPLAEFEEGLLDRCPAPGPHPALVEGRRSSVKVEAEASRQ; translated from the exons ATGCACAGAGCGCCCTCTCCCACAGCGGAGCAGCCACCTGGCAGAGCGGATAACACCCGCCGGACCCCACAACCCAGAGTCAA GGCAAGTGCCTCAACCATGGCACTGCCTCGAACACTGGGTGAGCTGCAGCTGTACCGGGTCCTGCAGCGTGCCAACCTTCTTTCTTACTACGAGACCTTCATCCAGCAGGGAGGGGATGATGTACAGCAGCTGTGTGAGGCGGGCGAGGAGGAGTTCCTGGAAATCATGGCACTTGTGGGCATGGCCACCAAACCACTCCATGTCCGACGTCTACAGAAGGCTCTGAGAGAATGGGCCACCAACCCAGGGCTCTTCAGCCAACCAGTGCCTGCTGTGCCTGTCTCCAGCATCCCACTTTTCAAGATCTCTGAGACAGCTGGTACCCGGAAAGGGAGCATGAGCAATGGGCATGGCAGCCCAGGAGAAAAGGCGGGCAGTGCTCGAAGCTTTAGCCCCAAGAgtccccttgaacttggagagaaGCTATCACCACTTCCTGGAGGACCTGGTGCAGGGGATCCCCGGATCTGGCCAGGCCAGAGCACTCCAGAATCTGATGttggagcaggaggagaagaggaggccgggtctccccctttctccccccctGCAGGGGGAGGAGTCCCTGAGGGGACTGGGGCTGGGGGGGTGGCTGCAGGTGGCACAGGGGGTGGTCCAGACCGCCTGGAACCAGAGATGGTGCGAATGGTGGTAGAGAGTGTGGAGAGGATCTTCCGGAGTTTCCCCAGGGGTGACACTGGAGAGATCACATCCCTGTTGAAGCTGAATAAGAAGCTGGCACGGAGTGTGGGGCACATCTTTGAGATGGATGATAACGACAGCCAGAAAGAAGAGGAGATCCGAAAATATAGCATCATCTATGGCCGCTTGGATTCCAAACGGCGTGAGGGCAAACAGCTTAGCTTGCACGAG TTGACCATCAATGAGGCTGCTGCCCAGTTCTGCATGAGGGACAACACCCTTTTACTTCGAAGGGTAGAACTTTTCTCACTGTCCCGCCAAGTAGCCCGAGAGAGCACCTATCTTTCTTCCTTGAAGGGATCCAG GCTTCACTCTGAAGAATTGGGAGGTCCACCACTGAAGAAACTGAAACAAGAG GTTGGAGAACAGAGTCATACTGAAATCCAGCAGCCTCCTCCAGGCCCTGAGCCCTATGCACCCCCATACCGCCCCAGCCTCGAGGAGGACAGCGCCAGTCTGTCTGGGGAGAGCCTAGATGGTCACTTGCAGG CTGTGGGGTCGTGCCCAAGGCTGACGCCGCCCCCTGCTGACCTGCCCCTGGCATTGCCAGCGCATGGGCTATGGAGCCGCCACATCTTGCAGCAGACACTGATGGATGAGGGGCTGCGGCTCGCCCGCCTCGTCTCCCATGATCGTGTGGGCCGCCTCAGCCCCTGTGTGCCTGCGAAGCCGCCTCTCGCAG AATTCGAGGAAGGGTTGCTGGATCGCTGTCCTGCCCCAGGACCTCATCCTGCTCTGGTGGAGGGTCGCAGGAGCAGCGTCAAAGTggaggcagaagccagcaggCAGTGA